A region of Lycium barbarum isolate Lr01 chromosome 3, ASM1917538v2, whole genome shotgun sequence DNA encodes the following proteins:
- the LOC132630850 gene encoding uncharacterized protein LOC132630850 has translation MATVTALIRHSGFWKDQNCYVNYKIDAVVFCDYCKYDELVATISTQLGLDSCRNKISIKYVVEGDTQPMEIHNDMGVRVYVELKREKSVLGMYPLCVSITDNDVEEIATGECVFGDDVLQLGYDDNLEFMDAYDSNELDLSNCGKAVVFLDEDNKLIISNTEQKDIFVDQIYKDKDTLKLVMANYAIRERFNYKTERSNAISYTVVCMSPECEWKLRASSVGKSELFRVRYFHDQHTCPLKDKVYSQRQATSWFIGESVVKPKIANHKRKVSPGDIMDDVKNEFGVYVSYMLAWRAREKAMNDLRGDPAASYNKLPAYVYILEKTYPGSYVKMHKSCENEFLYFFVALKAFIKGFECCRPIVVVDGAHLKSTYNGTFVSASTLDGAGNILPLAYGLIDSENDKSWTWFFEQFKQTYGIRDNMCVVSDRHESIIKVVYRVYPTVPHLACIWHLCKNVTKKYKSNDEVLSPVFYSLAKAYTQDEFDKLMEKIENVDIRVKEYLDDAGRETWSRLYSPVNRGWTMTSNIAECINGKLVAARELPVFDFLEEVRRMFGRWNYTNRKNGTYTFSTLSRQYQEMLSMNEYKSLRMRVEASTEYVYMVNDGPRRFIIDLKRKTCSCRMFQMDEIPCSHVWAVLKSKNLTADAYCSELFKPNTVVNTYDVPIDPLPDESEWNVPTHILDEVVLPPRYKRPPGRPKKKRDKPLMKLMIGKRRNACSTCGRLGHNRRSCGNEPLKKKKKKCLVLICILFLVHLSDDV, from the exons ATGGCCACCGTAACCGCTTTGATCCGACATTCTGGTTTTTGGAAAGATCAAAATTGTTACGTTAACTACAAAATAGATGCAGTTGTATTCTGTGATTATTGCAAATACGATGAACTGGTTGCTACGATTTCAACTCAACTTGGTCTGGatagttgcagaaacaaaatctcAATAAAATATGTTGTTGAGGGAGATACTCAACCAATGGAAATACACAACGATATGGGAGTTAGGGTGTATGTTGAACTTAAGAGGGAAAAAAGTGTTTTGGGGATGTATCCATTGTGTGTCAGTATTACAGATAATGATGTTGAGGAGATTGCAACTGGTGAGTGTGTTTTTGGAGACGATGTGCTTCAACTTGGATACGATGATAATTTGGAGTTTATGGATGCGTATGATTCGAATGAATTAGATCTGTCTAATTGTGGAAAGGCTGTTGTGTTCTTAGATGAGGACAACAAATTGATTATTTCCAACACAGAACAGAAGGACATTTTTGTAGATCAAATTTACAAGGATAAGGATACATTGAAACTGGTAATGGCGAATTATGCTATCCGAGAACGATTTAACTACAAAACTGAGAGATCAAATGCTATAAG ctaTACAGTCGTATGTATGTCGCCTGAATGTGAATGGAAATTACGAGCGTCAAGTGTTGGAAAATCTGAACTGTTCAGAGTTAGGTATTTCCATGACCAACATACATGCCCTTTGAAGGACAAGGTATATTCACAGAGACAAGCAACAAGTTGGTTTATTGGGGAATCGGTTGTTAAGCCGAAAATAGCGAACCACAAGAGGAAAGTTAGCCCTGGGGATATAATGGACGACGTAAAAAATGAATTCGGCGTATATGTTTCTTACATGCTGGCCTGGAGAGCAAGAGAAAAAGCTATGAATGATTTGAGGGGGGATCCTGCTGCTTCATACAATAAATTGCCGGCATATGTGTATATCCTAGAAAAAACATATCCTGGATCATATGTTAAAATGCATAAATCATGTGAAAATGAGTTCCTGTATTTCTTTGTTGCACTCAAAGCATTCATAAAGGGAttcgagtgttgtagaccaatagtGGTAGTGGATGGTGCACACCTTAAAAGCACGTATAATGGTACATTTGTATCCGCAAGTACTTTGGATGGTGCAG GTAATATTCTACCACTGGCATATGGTTTGATAGATTCGGAAAATGATAAGTCCTGGACTTGGTTCTTTGAGCAGTTCAAGCAAACTTATGGTATTAGGGATAACATGTGTGTCGTATCCGACAGACACGAAAGCATAATCAAAGTTGTGTATCGGGTGTATCCTACTGTTCCTCATTTGGCCTGCATATGGCATTTGTGTAAAAATGTGACTAAGAAATACAAGTCGAATGATGAAGTATTGAGTCCTGTGTTTTATTCACTTGCCAAAGCATACACACAGGATGAGTTCGATAAACTGATGGAAAAGATTGAGAATGTTGATATACGAGTAAAGGAATATCTGGATGATGCTGGAAGGGAGACATGGTCTAGGCTATATTCACCTGTTAACAGAGGTTGGACGATGACTTCGAATATAGCGgaatgtattaatggaaaactAGTAGCGGCAAGAGAGTTGCCTGTAtttgatttccttgaagaagtTAGGAGGATGTTTGGGAGATGGAATTACACAAATAGGAAAAATGGTACATACACATTCTCCACACTTTCGAGACAATACCAAGAAATGCTCTCAATGAACGAGTATAAATCATTACGCATGAGG GTTGAAGCATCAACTGAATATGTTTATATGGTTAATGATGGACCGCGACGTTTCATAATTGATTTGAAGAGGAAAACTTGCAGTTGCAGGATGTTTCAAATGGACGAAATACCATGTTCACATGTCTGGGCTGTATTAAAGAGTAAAAATCTAACGGCTGATGCATATTGTTCAGAATTATTCAAGCCAAATACAGTGGTGAATACGTATGATGTGCCGATTGATCCACTTCCCGACGAGAGCGAGTGGAATGTTCCAACACACATATTGGATGAGGTTGTTCTGCCACCGAGATACAAGCGACCTCCTGGTAGGCCAAAAAAGAAAAGGGATAAGCCATTAATGAAGCTGATGATTGGTAAACGTAGGAATGCTTGTAGTACATGTGGACGCCTTGGTCATAACAGGCGTTCGTGTGGCAATGAGCCacttaagaagaagaaaaaaaaatgtctaGTGTTAATTTGTATTTTATTTCTAGTACATTTGTCCGATgatgtttaa